One genomic window of Branchiostoma lanceolatum isolate klBraLanc5 chromosome 5, klBraLanc5.hap2, whole genome shotgun sequence includes the following:
- the LOC136435425 gene encoding NACHT domain- and WD repeat-containing protein 1-like isoform X4: MEVTAEMRSALMKGRMTALPPDKSNIVRIFMSSTFADMAKERNILLQKAYPELREFCQKQGLDFQVMDMRWGVRDEVVADHMTCALCLMEIDTCKRLSVGPNFVAFLGNRYGYRPIPAKIEAEELDILLKKAIELDMDTTVIKEWYLQDDNAVPAVCLLQPITSKFKYYTDMEPANESLRQKDKDGWYQVTVQLENILRTAVKAAHKEGLVTEEAQHKYIKSVTETEINRGIMQSADANQRAVIFMRNLHNIEKHVGADAVNAYLDLMDKEKLNEESQRLLEDLKGKLPSKLKNVHQYEVEWTDKGVNEDIESHASYLEQFSDDFVADLKTMIFKSLQSENEEEQNDDWFLTEVISHARFCQAKCESFCGRQEIFDAVYTYMKDTAKVNHQPFVIHGASGTGKSSIMAMLAQNAAQTCGEDLVTIIRFLGTSPHSTLIHPVLQSLCLQICEVYGIESPAERVLNNFAEIVQYLSTLLDKVSEKDRPLLILLDSLDQLSSVDRAYSLTWLPKSLPPNVHIVVSTLPDEFDLLKTLNRTIRSDKSYIQVPTLSEQVGGEILDTWLAQVQRCLTDKQREVILSAFSHCRQPLFLKLAFDEARGWKSYTPESELRVAQSARAAINLLYERLEVQHGTIFVSHTLGYIAAARNGIAEHELEDVLSLDDEVLDDVYQYWSPPNKDLVRIPPLIVTRLKYDIMEYLAERQADGKRVLQLFHRQFIECAQERYLAGDDRKARHHVLADFFLGTWSNGRKKEITMDVNGKKEYYNADRNVVPQPMKYDDNVFNRRKLNEVTFHLLHAGRMDDIFEHTLGNLNFMNNMIDAFSVKDLIEDYNMVLQVQDNLEIRLLRDAIRLIKPTLEFKGGVPSYLALELIGRLVPFERQSRQAVDSLLEQSRAWCKKFCDRVTRRPFMLPHSPSIYPPGGPLRTTLAHHRDGITSIAMTPDGGYMMTAARDCTIRIYENESDVMELERTLTGHTAAIEVLAAAPNNELLVSGSLDNTIRVWNLETGRLVITMEEDHAHYQQHALLTTTMDSRKVVSPAGKVVNVWDIESGKLQFTLKGHEGAVSCLAVSYNDFDDSQYIITGAEDNTIKMWSTETGELKNTFSHHTDHLTCLKVTQDGRIVSGSKDTTLSVIDIENREVVHRLEGHSHPVYSLAITSDGKYAISGSDKVVKLWNLSKGKEVHHLQGHYGIVDCVGVTSDNKVIVSGAQDEHLNVWDFESGQLVQTLDGQAAKINAMEVTGYIVVTASTDSYYTKVWDVEQSKMKMSTPRFIDKYGIVGVTSDAGYVVYKREGSENEVNVWNSKDGKDIRTITDKDGSITYLRITQDNNCVVTGDEAGFIKLWNLNTGQLIRQLDKASGGIRCFWITRMDRYLVAVTDDNSVSAWDIDSMMLLWTRKPNCEGKITCVTMTDDRKYTAIGTDDKQILVFDNKLDKAAYILVGHQSPLTCLSVSHNQKLLASGSSGETMRVWDLGTGRLVHELYAKSPVFKGIVCLSFSYDDKYLLTGGHDRSLKMWDLETGKMVTAQYVYATITNIVANRDDIVLTTKLGYVIIEDILLPSPRPPEPEETPFSGQSDLDEAVQPVFKVRARQMKKRSHFCHIL; this comes from the exons ATGGAGGTGACTGCAGAGATGAGGAGTGCGCTCATGAAGGGTCGCATGACGGCCCTCCCACCTGACAAGTCTAACATCGTACGCATCTTTATGAGCTCCACTTTTGCAG ACATGGCGAAGGAGCGCAACATCCTCCTGCAGAAGGCGTACCCGGAGCTGCGGGAGTTCTGTCAGAAGCAGGGGCTGGACTTCCAGGTCATGGACATGCGCTGGGGCGTACGGGACGAGGTCGTTGCTGATCACATGACCTGCGCCCTGTGTCTGATGGAGATTGACACCTGCAAGAGACTGTCCGTTGGACCCAACTTTGTG GCATTCCTTGGCAACAGGTACGGCTACCGTCCCATTCCCGCAAAGATTGAAGCAGAAGAGCTTGACATTCTCCTGAAGAAGGCCATCGAATTAGACATGGACACCACCGTCATCAAGGAATGGTACCTCCAAGACGACAATGCTGTCCCAGCAGTCTGTTTACTACAGCCAATCACCAGCAAGTTTAAATACTACACGGACATGGAGCCAGCCAATGAGAGCCTGCGGCAGAAAGACAAGGACGGGTGGTATCAGGTGACGGTTCAGTTGGAAAATATCCTCCGCACAGCTGTGAAGGCAGCTCACAAGGAAGGACTCGTCACTGAGGAGGCGCAACACAAGTACATCAAGTCAG tGACTGAAACTGAGATTAATAGAGGCATAATGCAGTCAGCTGATGCCAACCAGCGAGCTGTCATCTTCATGCGGAACCTGCATAACATCGAAAAGCACGTCGGTGCGGATGCAGTCAATGCCTACCTGGACCTGATGGACAAAGAAAAGCTGAATGAGGAATCACAGAGACTATTGGAGGACCTAAAGGGGAAACTGCCTTCTAAACTGAAGAATGTTCACCAGTATGAAGTAGAGTGGACCGACAAGGGGGTTAACGAAGACATAGAAAGTCATGCTTCGTATCTGGAACAGTTTAGCGATGACTTTGTAGCCGACCTAAAAACAATGATCTTCAAGAGCTTGCAGAGCGAGAATGAAGAAGAACAGAATGATGATTGGTTTTTGACAGAAGTGATCTCACACGCACGTTTCTGCCAGGCTAAGTGTGAAAGTTTCTGTGGAAGACAGGAGATATTTGATGCCGTGTATACATACATGAAGGACACAGCCAAGGTCAACCATCAACCGTTCGTGATCCACGGAGCCTCTGGTACTGGGAAGTCGTCTATCATGGCCATGCTGGCACAGAACGCTGCACAGACGTGTGGAGAAGACCTGGTGACTATCATTCGTTTCCTGGGCACGTCACCACACAGCACCCTCATCCACCCTGTTCTACAGAGCCTATGTCTACAGATATGTGAAGTCTACGGCATCGAGTCGCCTGCCGAAAGGGTTCTCAACAACTTCGCCGAAATCGTCCAGTATCTGTCCACGCTTTTGGACAAGGTGTCCGAGAAGGACCGGCCCCTTCTCATCCTCCTGGACTCCTTGGACCAGCTGTCGTCTGTGGACCGAGCCTACAGCCTGACCTGGCTTCCCAAATCCCTCCCACCGAACGTCCACATCGTGGTCTCCACCTTGCCTGATGAGTTTGATCTTTTGAAGACTCTGAATCGCACAATACGCAGCGACAAAAGCTACATCCAGGTGCCCACACTGTCAGAACAGGTGGGAGGGGAGATTCTAGACACGTGGCTTGCTCAGGTCCAGCGATGTCTCACCGACAAACAGAGGGAGGTCATCTTGTCTGCGTTTTCACATTGTCGGCAGCCGTTGTTTCTCAAGCTGGCATTTGACGAAGCTCGAGGATGGAAGTCGTACACGCCAGAATCAGAACTACGGGTCGCCCAGTCAGCGAGGGCAGCCATCAATCTGCTGTATGAGAGACTGGAGGTTCAGCACGGAACCATCTTTGTGTCACACACACTGGGGTACATCGCTGCTGCAAG GAATGGAATAGCAGAACATGAGCTAGAGGATGTCCTTTCTCTGGACGACGAAGTGTTGGACGACGTGTACCAGTACTGGTCTCCTCCCAACAAGGACCTGGTGCGCATCCCTCCACTCATCGTCACCCGCCTCAAGTACGACATCATGGAGTACCTCGCCGAGAGACAGGCAGACGGGAAGAGAGTCCTGCAGCTGTTTCACAG ACAGTTCATAGAGTGTGCTCAGGAACGCTACCTAGCGGGAGACGACAGAAAAGCACGTCACCACGTCCTGGCCGACTTCTTCCTCGGCACGTGGAGCAACGGTCGCAAGAAGGAGATTACCATGGACGTCAATGGGAAGAAGGAGTACTACAACGCCGACCGTAACGTCGTCCCTCAGCCCATGAAGTACGACGACAACGTCTTCAACCGGCGCAAACTGAACGAGGTGACCTTTCACCTTCTCCATGCAGGCAGGATGGACGACATCTTTGAACACACTCTGG GTAATCTTAACTTTATGAACAACATGATCGATGCCTTCAGTGTCAAGGACCTGATAGAAGATTACAACATGGTGCTTCAGGTGCAGGATAACCTAGAAATCAGGCTTCTCAGGGATGCAATTAGGCTCATCAAACCCACTCTGGAGTTCAAAG GTGGCGTGCCCAGCTATCTGGCATTAGAGCTGATTGGACGACTTGTGCCCTTCGAACGTCAATCCCGACAGGCCGTAGACAGCCTCCTGGAGCAGTCGCGGGCGTGGTGCAAGAAATTTTGCGACCGCGTGACGCGGCGTCCGTTCATGTTGCCTCACAGCCCTTCCATTTACCCACCAG GTGGTCCCCTGCGGACGACCCTGGCCCATCACCGAGACGGCATCACGTCCATCGCCATGACTCCAGACGGAGGCTACATGATGACCGCTGCACGAGACTGTACCATCCGCATCTACGAGAACGAGTCGGACGTCATGGAACTGGAAAGAACACTGACGGGACACACAG CCGCGATAGAGGTCCTGGCTGCAGCCCCCAACAACGAGCTGCTAGTGTCCGGCTCACTGGACAACACCATAAGGGTGTGGAACCTGGAGACAGGGCGGCTGGTCATCACCATGGAGGAGGACCACGCCCACTACCAGCAACACGCCCTGCTGACCACTACCATGGACTCCCGCAAGGTGGTGTCACCTGCTGGGAAAGTG GTTAATGTCTGGGACATAGAGTCTGGCAAGCTGCAGTTCACCTTGAAGGGGCATGAGGGAGCTGTTTCCTGCCTGGCAGTTTCCTATAACGACTTTGATGACAGCCAGTACATCATCACAGGAGCAGAAGACAACACCATCAAGATGTGGAGCACAGAGACAGGCGAACTGAAAAACACCTTCTCACACCACACAGATCACCTGACCTGTCTCAAGGTCACCCAGGATGGAAGAATTGTTTCCGGGTCAAAGGACACAACACTTTCTGTCATAGATATTGAGAACAGGGAGGTGGTTCACAGGTTAGAAGGGCACTCCCATCCTGTGTACTCTCTAGCCATCACTTCAGatggtaaatatgcaatatccGGGTCCGACAAGGTGGTGAAACTGTGGAACTTATCGAAGGGAAAAGAGGTCCACCATTTGCAGGGGCACTACGGCATTGTGGACTGTGTTGGCGTCACCAGCGACAACAAGGTCATCGTGTCCGGAGCTCAGGACGAACACCTCAACGTCTGGGACTTCGAGAGTGGTCAGCTCGTCCAGACACTGGACGGACAAGCGGCAAAAATCAACGCGATGGAGGTGACAGGTTACATCGTCGTGACGGCGTCCACAGACTCGTACTACACCAAGGTTTGGGACGTCGAACAGAGCAAGATGAAGATGTCCACTCCGAGGTTCATCGACAAGTACGGCATTGTGGGTGTGACGAGTGACGCAGGGTACGTGGTGTACAAACGGGAGGGCAGCGAGAATGAGGTGAACGTGTGGAACTCAAAAGATGGCAAAGACATCCGAACTATCACTGACAAGGATG GCTCTATAACCTACCTGAGGATCACTCAGGACAACAACTGTGTGGTGACTGGAGACGAGGCAGGTTTCATCAAGCTGTGGAACCTGAACACGGGCCAGTTGATACGGCAGCTGGACAAGGCTTCAGGTGGCATCAGGTGCTTCTGGATCACGCGCATGGACAG GTACCTGGTAGCAGTCACAGACGACAACTCCGTGTCAGCCTGGGATATCGACTCCATGATGCTTCTATGGACCCGCAAGCCGAACTGTGAGGGGAAAATCACCTGTGTTACCATGACAGACGACAGGAAATACACCGCAATTGGCACGGACGACAAGCAAATTTTGGTCTTCGACAACAAGCTGGACAAAGCTGCGTACATTCTGGTCGGCCATCAGAGCCCGCTGACATGTTTGAGTGTCAGCCATAACCAGAAGTTGTTGGCCTCAGGGTCTTCAGGTGAAACCATGAGGGTGTGGGACCTCGGCACGGGGAGACTCGTACACGAACTGTACGCAAAGTCACCCGTGTTTAAAGGGATCGTGTGTCTGTCGTTTAGTTACGATGACAAATACCTGCTGACGGGGGGTCACGACAGGTCACTCAAGATGTGGGACCTCGAAACAG GAAAAATGGTGACTGCCCAGTACGTCTATGCAACAATCACCAACATAGTGGCCAACCGTGACGATATCGTCCTGACCACGAAACTTGGCTACGTCATCATCGAAGACATCCTGCTTCCCTCGCCGCGTCCCCCAGAACCCGAGGAAACCCCGTTCAGTGGACAGTCTGACTTGGATGAAGCCGTTCAACCTGTTTTTAAAGTCAGGGCACGCCAGATGAAGAAGAGATCTCACTTCTGTCACATTCTGTAA
- the LOC136435425 gene encoding NACHT domain- and WD repeat-containing protein 1-like isoform X1, with translation MEVTAEMRSALMKGRMTALPPDKSNIVRIFMSSTFADMAKERNILLQKAYPELREFCQKQGLDFQVMDMRWGVRDEVVADHMTCALCLMEIDTCKRLSVGPNFVAFLGNRYGYRPIPAKIEAEELDILLKKAIELDMDTTVIKEWYLQDDNAVPAVCLLQPITSKFKYYTDMEPANESLRQKDKDGWYQVTVQLENILRTAVKAAHKEGLVTEEAQHKYIKSVTETEINRGIMQSADANQRAVIFMRNLHNIEKHVGADAVNAYLDLMDKEKLNEESQRLLEDLKGKLPSKLKNVHQYEVEWTDKGVNEDIESHASYLEQFSDDFVADLKTMIFKSLQSENEEEQNDDWFLTEVISHARFCQAKCESFCGRQEIFDAVYTYMKDTAKVNHQPFVIHGASGTGKSSIMAMLAQNAAQTCGEDLVTIIRFLGTSPHSTLIHPVLQSLCLQICEVYGIESPAERVLNNFAEIVQYLSTLLDKVSEKDRPLLILLDSLDQLSSVDRAYSLTWLPKSLPPNVHIVVSTLPDEFDLLKTLNRTIRSDKSYIQVPTLSEQVGGEILDTWLAQVQRCLTDKQREVILSAFSHCRQPLFLKLAFDEARGWKSYTPESELRVAQSARAAINLLYERLEVQHGTIFVSHTLGYIAAARNGIAEHELEDVLSLDDEVLDDVYQYWSPPNKDLVRIPPLIVTRLKYDIMEYLAERQADGKRVLQLFHRQFIECAQERYLAGDDRKARHHVLADFFLGTWSNGRKKEITMDVNGKKEYYNADRNVVPQPMKYDDNVFNRRKLNEVTFHLLHAGRMDDIFEHTLGNLNFMNNMIDAFSVKDLIEDYNMVLQVQDNLEIRLLRDAIRLIKPTLEFKGGYTNPLAAELIGRLDWLSDQSQHIGPLMSQCRAWCTRWCDRDREPRLVPQGAIARTGQLANQSPQCSCCTRWSDGERDPSVITQGSSFPPPGGPLRTTLAHHRDGITSIAMTPDGGYMMTAARDCTIRIYENESDVMELERTLTGHTAAIEVLAAAPNNELLVSGSLDNTIRVWNLETGRLVITMEEDHAHYQQHALLTTTMDSRKVVSPAGKVVNVWDIESGKLQFTLKGHEGAVSCLAVSYNDFDDSQYIITGAEDNTIKMWSTETGELKNTFSHHTDHLTCLKVTQDGRIVSGSKDTTLSVIDIENREVVHRLEGHSHPVYSLAITSDGKYAISGSDKVVKLWNLSKGKEVHHLQGHYGIVDCVGVTSDNKVIVSGAQDEHLNVWDFESGQLVQTLDGQAAKINAMEVTGYIVVTASTDSYYTKVWDVEQSKMKMSTPRFIDKYGIVGVTSDAGYVVYKREGSENEVNVWNSKDGKDIRTITDKDGSITYLRITQDNNCVVTGDEAGFIKLWNLNTGQLIRQLDKASGGIRCFWITRMDRYLVAVTDDNSVSAWDIDSMMLLWTRKPNCEGKITCVTMTDDRKYTAIGTDDKQILVFDNKLDKAAYILVGHQSPLTCLSVSHNQKLLASGSSGETMRVWDLGTGRLVHELYAKSPVFKGIVCLSFSYDDKYLLTGGHDRSLKMWDLETGKMVTAQYVYATITNIVANRDDIVLTTKLGYVIIEDILLPSPRPPEPEETPFSGQSDLDEAVQPVFKVRARQMKKRSHFCHIL, from the exons ATGGAGGTGACTGCAGAGATGAGGAGTGCGCTCATGAAGGGTCGCATGACGGCCCTCCCACCTGACAAGTCTAACATCGTACGCATCTTTATGAGCTCCACTTTTGCAG ACATGGCGAAGGAGCGCAACATCCTCCTGCAGAAGGCGTACCCGGAGCTGCGGGAGTTCTGTCAGAAGCAGGGGCTGGACTTCCAGGTCATGGACATGCGCTGGGGCGTACGGGACGAGGTCGTTGCTGATCACATGACCTGCGCCCTGTGTCTGATGGAGATTGACACCTGCAAGAGACTGTCCGTTGGACCCAACTTTGTG GCATTCCTTGGCAACAGGTACGGCTACCGTCCCATTCCCGCAAAGATTGAAGCAGAAGAGCTTGACATTCTCCTGAAGAAGGCCATCGAATTAGACATGGACACCACCGTCATCAAGGAATGGTACCTCCAAGACGACAATGCTGTCCCAGCAGTCTGTTTACTACAGCCAATCACCAGCAAGTTTAAATACTACACGGACATGGAGCCAGCCAATGAGAGCCTGCGGCAGAAAGACAAGGACGGGTGGTATCAGGTGACGGTTCAGTTGGAAAATATCCTCCGCACAGCTGTGAAGGCAGCTCACAAGGAAGGACTCGTCACTGAGGAGGCGCAACACAAGTACATCAAGTCAG tGACTGAAACTGAGATTAATAGAGGCATAATGCAGTCAGCTGATGCCAACCAGCGAGCTGTCATCTTCATGCGGAACCTGCATAACATCGAAAAGCACGTCGGTGCGGATGCAGTCAATGCCTACCTGGACCTGATGGACAAAGAAAAGCTGAATGAGGAATCACAGAGACTATTGGAGGACCTAAAGGGGAAACTGCCTTCTAAACTGAAGAATGTTCACCAGTATGAAGTAGAGTGGACCGACAAGGGGGTTAACGAAGACATAGAAAGTCATGCTTCGTATCTGGAACAGTTTAGCGATGACTTTGTAGCCGACCTAAAAACAATGATCTTCAAGAGCTTGCAGAGCGAGAATGAAGAAGAACAGAATGATGATTGGTTTTTGACAGAAGTGATCTCACACGCACGTTTCTGCCAGGCTAAGTGTGAAAGTTTCTGTGGAAGACAGGAGATATTTGATGCCGTGTATACATACATGAAGGACACAGCCAAGGTCAACCATCAACCGTTCGTGATCCACGGAGCCTCTGGTACTGGGAAGTCGTCTATCATGGCCATGCTGGCACAGAACGCTGCACAGACGTGTGGAGAAGACCTGGTGACTATCATTCGTTTCCTGGGCACGTCACCACACAGCACCCTCATCCACCCTGTTCTACAGAGCCTATGTCTACAGATATGTGAAGTCTACGGCATCGAGTCGCCTGCCGAAAGGGTTCTCAACAACTTCGCCGAAATCGTCCAGTATCTGTCCACGCTTTTGGACAAGGTGTCCGAGAAGGACCGGCCCCTTCTCATCCTCCTGGACTCCTTGGACCAGCTGTCGTCTGTGGACCGAGCCTACAGCCTGACCTGGCTTCCCAAATCCCTCCCACCGAACGTCCACATCGTGGTCTCCACCTTGCCTGATGAGTTTGATCTTTTGAAGACTCTGAATCGCACAATACGCAGCGACAAAAGCTACATCCAGGTGCCCACACTGTCAGAACAGGTGGGAGGGGAGATTCTAGACACGTGGCTTGCTCAGGTCCAGCGATGTCTCACCGACAAACAGAGGGAGGTCATCTTGTCTGCGTTTTCACATTGTCGGCAGCCGTTGTTTCTCAAGCTGGCATTTGACGAAGCTCGAGGATGGAAGTCGTACACGCCAGAATCAGAACTACGGGTCGCCCAGTCAGCGAGGGCAGCCATCAATCTGCTGTATGAGAGACTGGAGGTTCAGCACGGAACCATCTTTGTGTCACACACACTGGGGTACATCGCTGCTGCAAG GAATGGAATAGCAGAACATGAGCTAGAGGATGTCCTTTCTCTGGACGACGAAGTGTTGGACGACGTGTACCAGTACTGGTCTCCTCCCAACAAGGACCTGGTGCGCATCCCTCCACTCATCGTCACCCGCCTCAAGTACGACATCATGGAGTACCTCGCCGAGAGACAGGCAGACGGGAAGAGAGTCCTGCAGCTGTTTCACAG ACAGTTCATAGAGTGTGCTCAGGAACGCTACCTAGCGGGAGACGACAGAAAAGCACGTCACCACGTCCTGGCCGACTTCTTCCTCGGCACGTGGAGCAACGGTCGCAAGAAGGAGATTACCATGGACGTCAATGGGAAGAAGGAGTACTACAACGCCGACCGTAACGTCGTCCCTCAGCCCATGAAGTACGACGACAACGTCTTCAACCGGCGCAAACTGAACGAGGTGACCTTTCACCTTCTCCATGCAGGCAGGATGGACGACATCTTTGAACACACTCTGG GTAATCTTAACTTTATGAACAACATGATCGATGCCTTCAGTGTCAAGGACCTGATAGAAGATTACAACATGGTGCTTCAGGTGCAGGATAACCTAGAAATCAGGCTTCTCAGGGATGCAATTAGGCTCATCAAACCCACTCTGGAGTTCAAAG GCGGATACACCAATCCCTTGGCCGCAGAGTTGATTGGTCGCTTGGACTGGCTGAGTGACCAATCCCAGCACATTGGGCCCCTCATGTCCCAGTGCAGGGCCTGGTGCACACGATGGTGTGACAGGGACCGAGAACCCCGACTGGTACCCCAGGGTGCTATAGCTCgcacaggccagctagccaacCAATCACCGCAATGTTCCTGTTGCACGCGATGGTCTGACGGGGAACGAGACCCGTCCGTGATAACCCAGGGTTCTAGCTTCCCACCACCAG GTGGTCCCCTGCGGACGACCCTGGCCCATCACCGAGACGGCATCACGTCCATCGCCATGACTCCAGACGGAGGCTACATGATGACCGCTGCACGAGACTGTACCATCCGCATCTACGAGAACGAGTCGGACGTCATGGAACTGGAAAGAACACTGACGGGACACACAG CCGCGATAGAGGTCCTGGCTGCAGCCCCCAACAACGAGCTGCTAGTGTCCGGCTCACTGGACAACACCATAAGGGTGTGGAACCTGGAGACAGGGCGGCTGGTCATCACCATGGAGGAGGACCACGCCCACTACCAGCAACACGCCCTGCTGACCACTACCATGGACTCCCGCAAGGTGGTGTCACCTGCTGGGAAAGTG GTTAATGTCTGGGACATAGAGTCTGGCAAGCTGCAGTTCACCTTGAAGGGGCATGAGGGAGCTGTTTCCTGCCTGGCAGTTTCCTATAACGACTTTGATGACAGCCAGTACATCATCACAGGAGCAGAAGACAACACCATCAAGATGTGGAGCACAGAGACAGGCGAACTGAAAAACACCTTCTCACACCACACAGATCACCTGACCTGTCTCAAGGTCACCCAGGATGGAAGAATTGTTTCCGGGTCAAAGGACACAACACTTTCTGTCATAGATATTGAGAACAGGGAGGTGGTTCACAGGTTAGAAGGGCACTCCCATCCTGTGTACTCTCTAGCCATCACTTCAGatggtaaatatgcaatatccGGGTCCGACAAGGTGGTGAAACTGTGGAACTTATCGAAGGGAAAAGAGGTCCACCATTTGCAGGGGCACTACGGCATTGTGGACTGTGTTGGCGTCACCAGCGACAACAAGGTCATCGTGTCCGGAGCTCAGGACGAACACCTCAACGTCTGGGACTTCGAGAGTGGTCAGCTCGTCCAGACACTGGACGGACAAGCGGCAAAAATCAACGCGATGGAGGTGACAGGTTACATCGTCGTGACGGCGTCCACAGACTCGTACTACACCAAGGTTTGGGACGTCGAACAGAGCAAGATGAAGATGTCCACTCCGAGGTTCATCGACAAGTACGGCATTGTGGGTGTGACGAGTGACGCAGGGTACGTGGTGTACAAACGGGAGGGCAGCGAGAATGAGGTGAACGTGTGGAACTCAAAAGATGGCAAAGACATCCGAACTATCACTGACAAGGATG GCTCTATAACCTACCTGAGGATCACTCAGGACAACAACTGTGTGGTGACTGGAGACGAGGCAGGTTTCATCAAGCTGTGGAACCTGAACACGGGCCAGTTGATACGGCAGCTGGACAAGGCTTCAGGTGGCATCAGGTGCTTCTGGATCACGCGCATGGACAG GTACCTGGTAGCAGTCACAGACGACAACTCCGTGTCAGCCTGGGATATCGACTCCATGATGCTTCTATGGACCCGCAAGCCGAACTGTGAGGGGAAAATCACCTGTGTTACCATGACAGACGACAGGAAATACACCGCAATTGGCACGGACGACAAGCAAATTTTGGTCTTCGACAACAAGCTGGACAAAGCTGCGTACATTCTGGTCGGCCATCAGAGCCCGCTGACATGTTTGAGTGTCAGCCATAACCAGAAGTTGTTGGCCTCAGGGTCTTCAGGTGAAACCATGAGGGTGTGGGACCTCGGCACGGGGAGACTCGTACACGAACTGTACGCAAAGTCACCCGTGTTTAAAGGGATCGTGTGTCTGTCGTTTAGTTACGATGACAAATACCTGCTGACGGGGGGTCACGACAGGTCACTCAAGATGTGGGACCTCGAAACAG GAAAAATGGTGACTGCCCAGTACGTCTATGCAACAATCACCAACATAGTGGCCAACCGTGACGATATCGTCCTGACCACGAAACTTGGCTACGTCATCATCGAAGACATCCTGCTTCCCTCGCCGCGTCCCCCAGAACCCGAGGAAACCCCGTTCAGTGGACAGTCTGACTTGGATGAAGCCGTTCAACCTGTTTTTAAAGTCAGGGCACGCCAGATGAAGAAGAGATCTCACTTCTGTCACATTCTGTAA